The following coding sequences are from one Bombus terrestris chromosome 14, iyBomTerr1.2, whole genome shotgun sequence window:
- the LOC100643057 gene encoding uncharacterized protein LOC100643057 isoform X2: MMESWDCESNSSTEYYDAIEFQEEHSPIKKFGKRRSISLPNINSQEEETLEVSPRIDTKPIRPVAVLKQLYTYSTISKEVIPLHEVPSSSFTL; encoded by the exons ATGATGGAAAGTTGGGATT GTGAATCAAACTCTAGTACAGAGTACTATGATGCAATTGAATTTCAAGAAGAGCATAGTCCAATAAAAAAATTCGGAAAAAGGCGGAGTATATCGTTACCGAACATAAATTCACAAG AGGAAGAAACGCTGGAAGTTTCACCTAGAATCGATACGAAACCCATAAGACCAGTTGCCGTTTTAAAGCAATTATACACGTATTCTACAATTA GTAAGGAAGTAATTCCTTTGCACGAAGTACCAAGCAGTTCCTTTACATTATGA
- the LOC100643057 gene encoding uncharacterized protein LOC100643057 isoform X1 produces MMESWDCESNSSTEYYDAIEFQEEHSPIKKFGKRRSISLPNINSQEEETLEVSPRIDTKPIRPVAVLKQLYTYSTIKSNIKQSASLVNKTRRKVKPFITITPVTPL; encoded by the exons ATGATGGAAAGTTGGGATT GTGAATCAAACTCTAGTACAGAGTACTATGATGCAATTGAATTTCAAGAAGAGCATAGTCCAATAAAAAAATTCGGAAAAAGGCGGAGTATATCGTTACCGAACATAAATTCACAAG AGGAAGAAACGCTGGAAGTTTCACCTAGAATCGATACGAAACCCATAAGACCAGTTGCCGTTTTAAAGCAATTATACACGTATTCTACAATTA AATCAAATATAAAGCAGTCAGCGTCACTAGTaaataaaacaagaagaaaagtaaAGCCATTTATAACCATAACACCTGTGACGCCattataa